The proteins below are encoded in one region of Eulemur rufifrons isolate Redbay chromosome 2, OSU_ERuf_1, whole genome shotgun sequence:
- the SERPINA5 gene encoding plasma serine protease inhibitor gives MQLFLPLCLLLLSPQAAAFRRQRSREMRKRVQELPAAAKAAPSSRDFTFNLYRALASAAPGQNIFFSPLSISTSLAMLSLGARSSTKAQILEGLGLKPQEDQEEQLHRGFQQLLRELNQPRDGFQLSLGSALFEDSTVRIGDAFRSALKTLYLANVFSTNFKDPAGAQKQINDYVAKQTQGKIVDLIKDLDSTEIMVMVNYIFFKAKWETSFNPQNTKEQDFHVTRKKVVRVPVMSREDEYYYLLDRNLSCRVVGVPYQGNATALLVLPSEGKMAQLENGLSEETLRNWLKMFTKRELELYLPKFSIKGSYQLEKVLPRLGISEVFTSKADLSGISNYPNIQVSQMVHDAVVEVDESGTKAAAATGVVFMFRSARLNPPRVVFNRPFLILIVENGKNVIFLGKVTQP, from the exons ATGCAGCTCTTCCTCCCCTTGTGCCTGCTGCTCCTCAGCCCTCAGGCTGCCGCCTTCCGCCGCCAGCGCTCCCGTGAAATGAGGAAGAGGGTCCAGGAGCTCCCTGCGGCTGCCAAGGCGGCCCCCAGCAGCAGGGACTTCACCTTCAACCTGTACAGGGCCTTGGCCTCAGCTGCCCCCGGCCAGAACATCTTCTTCTCCCCGCTCAGCATCTCCACCAGCCTGGCCATGCTCTCCCTGGGCGCTCGGTCCAGCACGAAGGCGCAGATCCTGGAGGGCCTGGGCCTCAAGCCGCAGGAAGACCAGGAGGAGCAGCTGCACCGAGGCTTCCAGCAGCTGCTGCGGGAGCTCAACCAGCCCCGAGACGGCTTCCAGCTGAGCCTCGGCAGCGCCCTGTTCGAGGACTCCACGGTGCGCATTGGGGACGCCTTCCGCAGTGCCCTAAAGACACTGTACCTGGCGAACGTTTTCTCCACCAACTTCAAGGACCCTGCAGGGGCCCAGAAGCAGATCAACGACTACGTGGCAAAGCAGACCCAGGGCAAGATTGTGGACCTGATCAAGGACCTCGACAGCACCGAGATCATGgttatggtgaattacattttctttaaag CTAAGTGGGAGACAAGCTTCAACCCCCAAAACACCAAGGAGCAGGACTTCCATGTGACCCGGAAGAAAGTGGTGCGCGTGCCCGTGATGAGCCGCGAGGATGAGTACTACTACCTCCTGGACCGAAACCTGTCCTGCAGGGTGGTGGGGGTCCCCTACCAAGGCAACGCCACCGCCTTGTTGGTTCTTCCCAGCGAGGGAAAGATGGCGCAGCTGGAGAATGGACTGAGTGAGGAAACGCTGAGGAATTGGCTTAAGATGTTCACGAAGAG GGAGCTCGAGCTGTACCTTCCCAAGTTCTCCATCAAGGGCTCCTACCAGCTGGAGAAAGTCCTCCCCAGACTGGGGATCAGTGAGGTCTTCACCTCCAAGGCTGACCTGTCCGGCATCAGCAACTACCCCAACATCCAGGTGTCCCAG ATGGTGCACGATGCCGTGGTGGAGGTGGATGAGTCAGGAACCAAAGCGGCTGCAGCCACGGGGGTGGTCTTCATGTTCAGGTCAGCCCGACTGAACCCTCCAAGGGTGGTGTTCAACAGGCCTTTTCTGATACTCATTGTAGAAAATGGCAAGAATGTGATCTTCCTTGGCAAAGTGACCCAGCCCTAA